In the Streptomyces formicae genome, one interval contains:
- a CDS encoding PadR family transcriptional regulator, whose product MRSHGFEHEHGRGRRGGPQGREGFGREGFEGRRGAFGPFGPGFGGPGGPWGGGGRGGRGGPRGRARRGDVRASILALLKDRPMHGYEMIQEIAERSGGAWKPSPGSVYPTLQLLEDEGLISSASEGGKKLFSLTEAGTEAAEEGPDAPWEEAGRGVDWDTLNEIRQAGFGLMEAFGQVWKTGSKEQREKALTVINDARKKLYLILADED is encoded by the coding sequence ATGCGTTCCCACGGTTTTGAACACGAGCACGGACGTGGCCGCCGCGGCGGCCCCCAGGGCCGCGAAGGTTTCGGCCGAGAAGGATTCGAAGGGCGGCGCGGGGCGTTCGGCCCGTTCGGCCCCGGCTTCGGGGGCCCCGGTGGTCCTTGGGGCGGCGGCGGTCGAGGCGGTCGCGGCGGCCCGCGCGGCAGGGCGAGGCGCGGCGACGTACGCGCGTCGATCCTGGCGCTTCTGAAGGACCGCCCCATGCACGGCTACGAAATGATCCAGGAGATCGCCGAGCGCAGCGGCGGGGCGTGGAAGCCCAGCCCCGGTTCCGTCTACCCGACCCTCCAGCTCCTGGAGGACGAGGGCCTCATCAGCAGCGCGAGCGAGGGCGGCAAGAAGCTCTTCTCGCTCACCGAGGCCGGGACCGAGGCGGCCGAAGAGGGCCCCGACGCGCCCTGGGAGGAAGCCGGACGCGGAGTCGACTGGGACACGCTGAACGAGATCCGGCAGGCCGGTTTCGGTCTGATGGAGGCGTTCGGCCAGGTCTGGAAGACCGGCAGCAAGGAGCAGCGCGAGAAGGCGCTCACGGTCATCAACGACGCCCGCAAGAAGCTGTACCTGATCCTCGCCGATGAGGACTGA
- a CDS encoding CPBP family intramembrane glutamic endopeptidase, translated as MQAEPGPMAGSFPTGGPSRRTLRDETLLVLALSLGASGVSALISFVGSVTKPGGLKDQAATMNASAAPGRPWLDLAWQLFGITSALVPVALVAHFLLREGSGFRAIGFDRTRPWPDLGRGTAIAAVIGSIGIAFYLAARGLGFNLTVVPEALPDVWWKYPVLVLSAVQNAVLEEVIVVGYLLRRLGQLGWTPMAALVGSSVLRGSYHLYQGIGGFLGNVAMGVVFALLYRRWGRVGPLVVAHSLLDIGAFVGYGLLAGKVGWLPTPS; from the coding sequence GTGCAAGCGGAGCCGGGGCCGATGGCCGGTTCTTTTCCCACGGGTGGGCCCTCGCGACGGACCCTCCGGGACGAGACGCTGCTCGTCCTGGCGCTCTCACTCGGCGCGAGCGGCGTGTCCGCGCTGATCAGCTTTGTCGGATCGGTCACCAAACCGGGCGGTCTCAAGGACCAGGCGGCCACCATGAACGCCTCGGCGGCGCCGGGTCGCCCGTGGCTCGATCTCGCGTGGCAATTGTTCGGTATCACCAGTGCGTTGGTGCCGGTCGCGCTCGTCGCGCACTTCCTGCTGCGCGAGGGGAGCGGCTTCCGGGCGATCGGGTTCGACAGGACGCGGCCGTGGCCGGACCTGGGGCGCGGCACCGCGATCGCCGCGGTGATCGGCAGCATCGGGATCGCCTTCTACCTGGCGGCGCGCGGCCTCGGCTTCAACCTCACGGTGGTGCCCGAGGCGCTGCCCGACGTGTGGTGGAAGTACCCCGTCCTGGTGCTCTCCGCGGTGCAGAACGCGGTCCTCGAAGAGGTCATCGTGGTCGGCTACCTGCTGCGCAGGCTGGGGCAGTTGGGGTGGACGCCGATGGCCGCCCTGGTGGGCAGTTCCGTGTTGCGCGGCTCGTACCACCTGTATCAGGGCATCGGCGGGTTCCTCGGGAACGTGGCGATGGGCGTGGTCTTCGCGCTGCTCTACCGCAGGTGGGGGCGGGTCGGGCCGCTGGTGGTCGCGCACTCCCTGCTCGACATCGGGGCGTTCGTCGGGTACGGGCTGCTCGCGGGGAAGGTGGGGTGGCTGCCTACGCCTTCGTAG
- a CDS encoding glutamate--cysteine ligase codes for MGEKVVAGTFDLSDRHVYREKLLACLKGLERLLAEQRFDRPKNLMGMEIELNLAGPDGLPRMLNAQVLERIASRDFQTELGMFNLEVNIAPHRMGGRVLDQLAEELRTGLNYAHRKANELNAGIVMIGILPTLGRADLVSANLSDVDRYALLNDQIVAARGEHFALDIEGVERLTCTSSSIAPEAACTSVQLHLQVTPGRFADVWNAAQAVAAAQVAVGANAPFLFGRELWRESRPPLFLQSTDTRPPELRAQGVRPRTWFGERWITGPYDLFEENLRYFPALLPLMEQEDPLGVIDAGGVPQLGELVLHNGTVYRWNRPVYGIADGVPHLRVENRVLPAGPTVPDVIANAAFYYGLVRALAEETRPVWSRLPFEAAEQNFDAACRHGIEARLRWPRRGRLGGVAEVPAVQLVRDELLPLAAAGLDAWGVEPADRDLYLGMIEERCRRRVNGASWQTATYHRALERGLDRESALAATTRRYSELMHAGEPVHTWPVGFREPAVPLG; via the coding sequence ATGGGGGAGAAGGTCGTGGCGGGCACGTTCGACCTGTCCGATCGGCATGTGTACAGGGAGAAGCTCCTGGCGTGCCTGAAGGGACTCGAGCGGCTTCTGGCGGAGCAGCGGTTCGACCGGCCCAAGAATCTGATGGGCATGGAGATCGAGCTGAATCTGGCAGGGCCCGACGGGCTGCCGAGAATGTTGAACGCACAGGTTCTCGAGCGCATCGCGAGTCGGGATTTCCAGACGGAACTCGGAATGTTCAATCTGGAAGTGAATATCGCCCCGCACCGTATGGGAGGGCGCGTTCTCGATCAGCTCGCGGAGGAGCTTCGCACCGGACTCAACTATGCCCACAGGAAAGCGAACGAACTGAACGCGGGCATCGTGATGATCGGCATTCTGCCGACGCTCGGCCGTGCCGACCTGGTCTCCGCGAACCTCTCCGACGTCGACCGCTACGCCCTGCTCAACGATCAGATCGTGGCGGCGCGCGGCGAGCACTTCGCGCTCGACATCGAGGGCGTCGAGCGGCTCACGTGCACGTCCTCGTCGATAGCGCCCGAAGCGGCCTGCACGTCCGTGCAGTTGCACCTCCAGGTCACCCCGGGCCGGTTCGCCGACGTGTGGAACGCGGCGCAGGCGGTCGCCGCCGCGCAGGTGGCCGTCGGCGCCAACGCGCCGTTCCTGTTCGGCCGCGAGCTGTGGCGCGAGTCGCGGCCGCCGCTGTTCCTGCAGTCCACCGACACGCGCCCGCCCGAGCTGCGGGCCCAGGGGGTGCGGCCGCGCACCTGGTTCGGGGAGCGCTGGATCACCGGTCCTTACGACCTCTTCGAGGAGAACCTGCGCTACTTCCCCGCGCTGCTGCCCCTGATGGAACAGGAGGACCCGCTGGGCGTCATCGACGCGGGCGGGGTGCCGCAGCTCGGTGAACTCGTCCTGCACAACGGCACGGTGTACCGCTGGAACCGCCCGGTGTACGGCATAGCCGACGGCGTCCCGCACCTGCGCGTGGAGAACCGCGTGCTGCCCGCGGGCCCCACCGTGCCCGACGTCATCGCCAACGCCGCCTTCTACTACGGGCTCGTGCGGGCCCTCGCCGAGGAGACGCGGCCCGTGTGGTCCCGGCTGCCGTTCGAGGCCGCCGAGCAGAACTTCGACGCGGCGTGCCGCCACGGCATCGAGGCGCGGCTGCGGTGGCCGCGCCGCGGCAGGCTCGGGGGCGTCGCCGAAGTGCCCGCCGTGCAGCTCGTACGCGACGAACTGCTGCCGCTGGCCGCCGCGGGCCTGGACGCGTGGGGCGTCGAGCCCGCCGACCGCGACCTCTACCTCGGGATGATCGAGGAGCGGTGCAGGCGCCGTGTGAACGGGGCGTCCTGGCAGACGGCGACGTACCACCGGGCGCTGGAGCGCGGCCTCGACAGGGAGTCCGCGCTCGCCGCGACCACCCGGCGCTACAGCGAACTGATGCACGCGGGCGAGCCCGTGCACACCTGGCCCGTGGGCTTCCGGGAACCGGCCGTACCGCTCGGCTGA
- a CDS encoding substrate-binding and VWA domain-containing protein: MGRHSLPDEDGTGAPGPRPRARGRTVAIATALVLVVAGGTAVAARSGLLSFGGSCDDDAVRLDVVAAPDVTPALREAADEVRENEITSDGHCIDVRVSARDSFEVAEELRSGKGDPAYDVWVPDSDVWVQRVGLGTKQTKVSPAGNIASSPIGVGMVPTAAESLGWPKKTYAWPELTAAAMKSDELRLGAADPARSATGLLALSKIGASAKKQGGKEGDTQAAALAKALSTRTTDSEGKLLDTLARDGSGTGKGNRNQALIVSEQAAFAHNASAGEENSLDLFYPKDGSPRLDYPYALVDDAGMSTDLSRAALRFMTLFSDEDGERILAKHGFRTDPDQPSDELVTGAGGRTPQPYADEASEPPSDKEIQETLGMWTITVQSARLNTVVDASESMNQLVPGRDQSRMEVTKSSLLQALAGFTDEDQIGLWEFATRLDGKRDYRKLQPTERLGDREGGTTHRDRLSNAFSGLQPVPGGATGLYDTTLAAYKDAQAGYARGKFNALVILTDGANQDPGSISRGSLISQLDELSDPERPVPIIAIAVGPDADKEEVQQIAEASGGSGHQVDDPAQIHAVILKAIMEAGSKQG; this comes from the coding sequence ATGGGACGTCACAGCTTGCCCGATGAGGACGGGACGGGTGCGCCCGGCCCCCGACCGCGCGCTCGCGGCCGCACGGTCGCCATCGCCACGGCCCTCGTTCTCGTGGTGGCAGGCGGCACGGCGGTGGCGGCGCGCAGCGGCCTGCTCTCCTTCGGCGGCTCCTGCGACGACGACGCGGTCCGGCTGGACGTGGTCGCCGCGCCCGATGTGACCCCCGCCCTACGCGAGGCCGCCGACGAAGTGCGCGAGAACGAGATCACCTCCGACGGGCACTGCATCGACGTGCGGGTCAGCGCCCGCGACTCGTTCGAGGTCGCCGAGGAACTCCGGTCGGGCAAGGGCGATCCGGCGTACGACGTGTGGGTGCCCGACTCCGACGTGTGGGTGCAGCGCGTCGGGCTCGGCACCAAGCAGACCAAGGTCTCCCCCGCGGGCAACATCGCCTCCTCGCCCATCGGCGTCGGCATGGTGCCGACCGCCGCCGAATCCCTTGGGTGGCCCAAGAAGACGTACGCCTGGCCGGAGTTGACCGCCGCGGCCATGAAGAGCGACGAGCTGCGCCTGGGCGCCGCCGACCCCGCGCGCAGCGCGACCGGGCTCCTCGCCCTCTCCAAGATCGGCGCGTCGGCGAAGAAGCAGGGCGGCAAAGAGGGCGACACCCAGGCCGCCGCGCTGGCCAAGGCGCTCTCCACCCGCACCACCGACAGCGAGGGCAAGCTCCTCGACACCCTGGCCCGCGACGGCTCGGGGACCGGGAAGGGCAACCGCAATCAGGCGCTGATCGTCTCCGAACAGGCCGCGTTCGCGCACAACGCGTCGGCGGGCGAGGAGAACAGCCTCGACCTCTTCTATCCCAAGGACGGCTCGCCCCGCCTCGACTACCCCTACGCGCTGGTCGACGACGCCGGGATGTCCACGGACCTCAGCCGCGCCGCCCTGCGCTTCATGACCCTGTTCAGCGACGAGGACGGGGAACGGATCCTGGCCAAGCACGGCTTCAGGACCGATCCCGACCAGCCGTCGGACGAGCTGGTCACGGGCGCCGGCGGCCGCACCCCGCAGCCCTACGCCGACGAGGCGAGCGAGCCGCCGTCGGACAAGGAGATCCAGGAGACCCTGGGCATGTGGACGATCACGGTCCAGAGCGCACGGCTCAACACCGTCGTCGACGCGTCGGAGTCCATGAACCAGCTGGTGCCGGGGCGCGACCAGTCCCGTATGGAGGTCACCAAGTCCTCGCTGCTCCAGGCGCTCGCGGGCTTCACGGACGAGGACCAGATCGGTCTCTGGGAGTTCGCCACACGCCTGGACGGCAAGCGCGACTACCGCAAGCTGCAGCCCACCGAGCGGCTCGGCGACCGCGAGGGCGGCACCACCCACCGCGACAGGCTCTCGAACGCGTTCAGCGGCCTGCAGCCCGTCCCCGGCGGTGCCACCGGCCTGTACGACACCACGCTCGCCGCCTACAAGGACGCGCAGGCGGGCTACGCGCGCGGCAAGTTCAACGCCCTGGTGATCCTCACCGACGGCGCCAACCAGGACCCCGGCAGCATCTCCCGCGGCTCCCTCATCTCCCAGCTCGACGAGCTCTCCGACCCCGAGCGGCCGGTGCCGATCATCGCGATCGCCGTCGGCCCCGACGCGGACAAGGAGGAGGTCCAGCAAATCGCCGAGGCCAGCGGCGGCTCGGGCCACCAGGTCGACGACCCGGCGCAGATCCACGCGGTGATCCTCAAGGCCATCATGGAGGCGGGCAGCAAGCAGGGCTGA
- a CDS encoding tautomerase family protein: protein MPHLTAHLAEDRLAGNEPALIAALTDAVVSVYGEWARDLVSVRLAGVPAGRFAQGGKAVDTNVSVVLGVRAGVFDRPDAARITARLGAALTDAITRVVGDDLRAGTMVELVASPQERTFVGGALAV, encoded by the coding sequence ATGCCGCATCTGACCGCCCACCTCGCAGAGGACAGGCTGGCCGGGAATGAGCCCGCGCTCATCGCCGCGCTGACCGACGCCGTCGTCAGCGTCTATGGCGAATGGGCTCGCGATCTCGTGAGCGTCCGCCTGGCCGGAGTCCCCGCAGGCCGTTTCGCGCAGGGCGGCAAGGCCGTGGACACGAATGTCTCGGTGGTCCTGGGGGTCCGCGCCGGAGTCTTCGACCGCCCTGACGCCGCCCGGATCACCGCGCGGCTCGGCGCCGCGCTCACCGACGCGATCACGCGCGTCGTCGGGGATGACCTCCGCGCCGGGACCATGGTCGAACTCGTCGCGTCACCGCAGGAGCGCACCTTCGTGGGTGGCGCCCTCGCCGTGTGA
- a CDS encoding MarR family winged helix-turn-helix transcriptional regulator, producing the protein MSTEPDGPAVDEAVRTLLLLMPRLVGRAKRLPIPPALQGLDLAPRHLALLAHLEYDGPTSVNDLAARLEVAPTTVSLMVSELSRPGVLQRTADPTDRRRRIVAIAPAYAAPIGEWLSGSASAWEGVMRGLDPAERATVISALHAYEAALEQAGDQHHRNA; encoded by the coding sequence ATGTCCACGGAACCGGACGGCCCAGCCGTCGACGAAGCCGTCCGTACGCTGCTGTTGCTCATGCCACGGCTCGTCGGCCGCGCCAAGCGCCTGCCCATCCCTCCGGCGCTCCAGGGCCTCGACCTGGCGCCGCGGCATCTCGCGCTGCTGGCCCACCTGGAGTACGACGGCCCCACCAGCGTCAACGACCTGGCCGCCCGGCTTGAGGTGGCTCCGACGACCGTCAGCCTCATGGTCAGCGAGCTGTCACGGCCGGGCGTCCTGCAACGCACCGCCGACCCCACCGACCGCCGCCGCCGCATCGTCGCCATCGCCCCGGCCTACGCCGCGCCCATCGGCGAATGGCTTTCCGGCAGCGCCTCCGCCTGGGAAGGCGTCATGCGCGGTCTCGACCCCGCGGAACGCGCCACGGTCATCTCCGCCCTGCACGCCTACGAAGCCGCCTTGGAGCAGGCGGGCGACCAGCACCATCGGAACGCTTAG
- a CDS encoding putative protein N(5)-glutamine methyltransferase, whose translation MSVSESSPASAVSRSSSSPSPSASPSVSSPAVVAALRAAGCVFAEDEAELLLSAARTPAELSAMVERRASGLPLEHVLGWAGFRGLRIAVDPGVFVPRRRTEFLVERAIALAGDGDGTGAGTGPRPVVVDLCCGSGALGAALAAALGPVELHAADIDPAAVRCARRNVAAAGGTVYEGDLYDPLPAALRGRVGILLANVPYVPTEEVGLLPAEARVHEARVALDGGRDGLDVLRRVTAEAAEWLAPGGHLLFETSEGQVAAARGAVERAGLVARVVEDEELYATVVVGTRP comes from the coding sequence ATGTCGGTATCAGAGTCTTCTCCGGCTTCGGCCGTTTCTCGTTCGTCTTCGTCCCCTTCTCCGTCCGCTTCTCCGTCCGTGTCGTCCCCCGCCGTCGTCGCCGCGTTGCGTGCCGCCGGGTGCGTCTTCGCCGAGGACGAGGCGGAATTGCTCCTCTCCGCGGCGCGCACCCCGGCCGAACTGTCCGCCATGGTGGAGCGCAGGGCGAGCGGACTGCCCCTCGAACACGTCCTTGGCTGGGCCGGGTTCCGCGGACTGCGGATCGCGGTGGACCCCGGGGTCTTCGTCCCGCGCCGCCGCACCGAGTTCCTCGTCGAGCGGGCCATCGCGCTCGCCGGAGACGGAGACGGGACGGGAGCCGGGACCGGCCCCAGACCCGTCGTCGTCGATCTATGCTGCGGATCCGGCGCGCTCGGCGCCGCGCTCGCCGCCGCCCTCGGCCCCGTCGAGCTGCACGCCGCCGACATCGACCCCGCGGCGGTGCGCTGCGCACGCCGCAACGTCGCGGCCGCCGGGGGCACGGTCTACGAGGGCGACCTCTACGACCCGTTGCCCGCCGCGCTCCGCGGCCGCGTCGGCATCCTGCTGGCCAACGTCCCGTACGTCCCCACCGAAGAGGTCGGCCTGCTGCCCGCCGAGGCGCGCGTGCACGAGGCGCGGGTGGCGCTCGACGGCGGCAGGGACGGCCTCGACGTGCTGCGCAGGGTGACGGCGGAGGCGGCCGAGTGGCTGGCGCCCGGTGGCCATCTGCTGTTCGAGACGAGCGAGGGCCAGGTCGCGGCGGCGCGCGGGGCCGTCGAGCGCGCGGGGCTCGTGGCGCGGGTGGTCGAGGACGAGGAGTTGTACGCGACAGTGGTCGTCGGCACCCGGCCCTAG
- a CDS encoding Clp protease N-terminal domain-containing protein — MQSRTPPGAEPGSPRAELDSRLSAELTSVVAGARRRAVRDGDRQIDTAHLLHSLLESDPAVRAVFEDGGQVVRLLGYLVQRSIGYGLQWQGTVEDSGAVPMVTAVKEAGWSPAAATAMEMALDRAELRGDPRALGIDLLAGLAADPECRAVEVLGRAGVDVPRLLARVEAGCQEYAEEYGTGS; from the coding sequence GTGCAAAGCCGTACCCCGCCGGGCGCCGAGCCCGGCTCCCCCCGCGCAGAACTCGACTCCCGGCTCAGTGCTGAGCTGACGTCGGTGGTGGCCGGCGCGCGCCGGCGCGCGGTGCGTGACGGGGACCGGCAGATCGACACCGCGCACCTCCTGCATTCCCTGCTCGAATCCGACCCGGCGGTCCGCGCCGTCTTCGAGGACGGCGGACAGGTCGTGCGGCTCCTCGGCTATCTTGTGCAGCGCAGCATCGGCTACGGCCTCCAGTGGCAGGGCACCGTCGAGGACTCCGGCGCGGTGCCGATGGTCACGGCGGTGAAGGAGGCGGGCTGGTCGCCCGCCGCCGCCACCGCGATGGAGATGGCCCTGGACCGCGCCGAACTGCGCGGCGACCCGCGCGCCCTCGGCATCGACCTGCTCGCGGGTCTCGCCGCCGACCCTGAGTGCCGTGCGGTCGAGGTCCTCGGACGGGCGGGGGTCGACGTGCCGCGCCTGCTGGCCCGGGTCGAGGCCGGATGCCAGGAGTACGCCGAGGAGTACGGCACGGGCTCCTGA
- a CDS encoding carboxymuconolactone decarboxylase family protein gives MEARLNPLASPHMAKALKHIIAAHGALTESTLPGATQELVKIRASQINGCAGCIDMHTKEAAHAGETALRLNLVAVWREATVFTEAERAALELAEQGTRIADAAGGVTDEAWANAAKHYDEDELTALVGIIALINAFNRMNVMTQQPAGDYKVGQHG, from the coding sequence ATGGAAGCCCGTCTGAACCCCCTCGCCAGCCCGCACATGGCCAAGGCCCTCAAGCACATCATCGCGGCCCACGGCGCACTCACGGAGTCGACGCTGCCCGGCGCCACACAGGAGCTGGTGAAGATCCGCGCCAGCCAGATCAACGGCTGCGCGGGCTGCATCGACATGCACACCAAGGAGGCCGCGCACGCCGGGGAGACCGCGCTGCGCCTCAACCTCGTCGCCGTCTGGCGCGAGGCCACCGTGTTCACCGAGGCCGAGCGCGCCGCCCTGGAACTGGCGGAGCAGGGCACCCGCATCGCGGACGCGGCCGGTGGCGTGACCGACGAGGCGTGGGCGAACGCCGCCAAGCACTACGACGAGGACGAACTCACCGCCCTGGTCGGCATCATCGCCTTGATCAACGCCTTCAACCGCATGAACGTCATGACCCAGCAGCCCGCGGGCGACTACAAGGTGGGCCAGCACGGATAG
- a CDS encoding DUF5999 family protein, producing MCQHQPPCPTADSADREAALLMASHPEQGWSLLCNGVLLFEDTGELLPDGQIIAPHRPLGTDQIMTAA from the coding sequence ATGTGCCAGCACCAACCACCGTGCCCGACAGCCGACTCCGCCGACCGGGAAGCCGCGCTCCTCATGGCGAGCCACCCGGAGCAGGGCTGGAGCCTGCTGTGCAACGGCGTCCTGCTCTTCGAGGACACCGGTGAGTTGCTGCCGGACGGCCAGATCATCGCCCCGCACCGACCGCTGGGCACCGACCAGATCATGACGGCCGCCTGA
- a CDS encoding PhzF family phenazine biosynthesis protein yields the protein MPTNSHRIRIVDAFTDRPFAGNPAGVLLLDAFPDDAWLQHVAKEVNHAETAFAHRLPEGGDADWALRWFTPATEVDMCGHATLATAHVLHTTGAARAAGADTGPGPIRFATRSGILTATAHEDGSLTLDFPTAALVATDAPDGVAEALGAEPLSVYDTGRLIGDLLVEVADEKTVRALTPDHKALVHHSERGVIATARTEDPSRGYDFVSRCFFPRVGIDEDPVTGSAHTALAPFWSERLGRTDLTGLQASPRTGLVRTRLRGDRTLLTGHAVTVIEGDLLA from the coding sequence ATGCCGACAAACTCGCACCGCATCCGCATCGTCGACGCCTTCACCGACCGCCCCTTCGCGGGCAATCCGGCCGGAGTGCTTCTCCTCGACGCCTTCCCCGACGACGCCTGGCTGCAGCACGTGGCCAAGGAGGTCAACCACGCGGAGACCGCCTTCGCCCACCGCCTCCCCGAGGGCGGCGACGCCGACTGGGCGCTGCGCTGGTTCACGCCCGCCACCGAAGTGGACATGTGCGGCCATGCCACTTTGGCCACGGCCCACGTCCTGCACACCACGGGTGCCGCCCGTGCCGCCGGCGCGGACACCGGCCCCGGCCCGATCCGCTTCGCCACCCGCAGCGGCATCCTCACCGCGACCGCCCACGAGGACGGCTCCCTCACCCTCGACTTCCCGACCGCGGCCCTCGTGGCGACCGACGCGCCCGACGGCGTCGCGGAAGCGCTCGGCGCGGAGCCGCTCTCCGTGTACGACACCGGCCGCCTCATCGGCGACCTCCTCGTCGAGGTCGCCGACGAGAAGACGGTCCGCGCTCTCACCCCCGACCACAAGGCGCTCGTCCACCACTCCGAGCGCGGCGTCATCGCCACGGCCAGGACCGAAGACCCCTCGCGCGGCTACGACTTCGTCTCCCGCTGCTTCTTCCCGCGCGTCGGCATCGACGAGGACCCGGTGACGGGCAGCGCCCACACGGCCCTCGCCCCGTTCTGGTCAGAGCGCCTCGGCCGCACGGACCTGACGGGCCTGCAGGCCTCGCCCCGCACCGGCCTGGTCCGAACCCGGCTGCGCGGCGACCGCACCCTGCTGACCGGCCACGCGGTCACGGTCATCGAGGGCGATCTCCTCGCCTGA
- a CDS encoding SRPBCC family protein: MAEVSAEARIDAPAEKVWAQLTDFSSYGEWNSTHTSFPQGGPTTLEVGGTFAENMKLMGFPAEVNWTIEELETARTLGIRGKGPMGVNVGTRYTLSPEGTATLVRIEGEFTGAAVSLMAGKLKDSATAALDESLRKLRGLVT, from the coding sequence ATGGCCGAAGTCAGCGCGGAAGCACGGATCGACGCCCCCGCCGAGAAGGTCTGGGCCCAACTCACCGACTTCTCCTCGTACGGCGAGTGGAACTCCACGCACACCAGCTTCCCCCAGGGCGGCCCGACCACCTTGGAAGTGGGCGGCACCTTCGCCGAGAACATGAAGCTGATGGGCTTCCCCGCCGAGGTGAACTGGACCATCGAAGAGCTGGAGACCGCTCGCACCCTGGGCATCAGGGGCAAGGGCCCGATGGGCGTCAACGTCGGCACCCGCTACACGCTCTCCCCCGAAGGAACGGCCACACTGGTCCGCATCGAAGGCGAGTTCACCGGCGCCGCCGTCTCCCTCATGGCGGGCAAGCTCAAGGACTCGGCGACCGCCGCGCTCGACGAGTCGCTGCGCAAACTGCGGGGCCTGGTCACCTGA